The DNA region AGGGGCGATCTAGTGGGAGGTTTTGGGGTGCCTGTGGTGGATCGTAGGCCTTGCTCAAGTAAAATGCTGTCATATCAGTAAGAAGCTGTTTAAAACACAATGTTGAATGAATTACGCATGAAGATCGAAAAAAATACCGTTGTATCTCTGCGCTACAAATTAACTGATGCGCAAAATAATATTATCGAGGAACCAGACTCTCCGATGGTATACCTGCATGGCGGATATGAGGGCACTTTTCCCAAAATTGAAACTTTATTGGATGGTCAGGATGTGGGCTACGAAGCGAGTATTCAGCTTGAACCTAGCGAAGCCTTTGGAGAGTACGACCCCGAGTTGCTCAAGATTGAGCCGCGTGCACGCTTTCCTGAGCCTTTGGAAGTCGGTATGCAGTTTGAGGGTGTTCCTGATGAAGAAGGGGAAGACTCTGATGATGAAGATGAAGACCCCTTGATCTATACCGTTACCGATGTGGCTGATAGCCAAGTCGTTTTAGATGGGAATCATCCGCTTGCTGGTATGGCTTTACGCTTCTGGGTTCAGGTGGAAGATATCCGAACTGCTACGGATGAAGAGATTGAAAATCAACAGCCTGAGGGCGGTGAAGCATTTACATTTGGAATGCCCGATGATTCAGATGATGGCGAGGATGACTCTGTTGTCCCAATCTCCCACCCTGGTAGCTCATCACCAACTTTGCATTAAGACTAAAGACTACTCCTTAAGCCATTCTTTTAAGACGTCTAGGTCACGCTTGGTGTCGCTAGATTCATTCGTATGTGACGATGGCGTATTGCTCAATTTTGCCAGCGCTTTTTCAAGTGCAGCGATTTTGGCCTCTTGTTCTAGAGTGGCATCAATCAAACCTTTTAGTGCCATAGAAACTGGATCATCTACGTTAGGTGTTACGCCATAGGCTGAGAAGTATTCTTTAGCTTTGCTATCTGGCGTGCTAGCCTGCGGCAAATCAGGATGCAAGATGCGCGCAGGAATCCCGACTGCAGTTGCGCCAGCTGGAATTTCTTTTAAAACTACAGCATTAGATCCAACGCGAGCGCCATCACCTACCGTGAAGCCGCCTAGAACCTTAGCTCCCGCACTGATGACTACACCTTTACCTAAAGTGGGGTGACGTTTTACACCTTTATAGAGGGATGTTCCACCTAAGGTAACGCCTTGATAGATGGTGCAGTCATCACCAATTTCAGTAGTCTCTCCAATCACAATGCCAAGACCGTGATCTAAAAATACCCTGCGACCAATCTTGGCTCCAGGATGAATTTCAATACCAGTGATGAAGCGGGCTAGCATGGATAAAAGACGCGCAATCCATTTCAAACCCATGTTCCATAGACCATGTGATGCCCGATGGATCCAAACAGCATGTAAGCCTGGGTAGCAGGTAATGACCTCTAGGCGATTTCTTGCGGCAGGGTCACGAACAATGATGGAGTCGACTTGGTCGAAGAGCGAATTAAGCATATAAGTTGATTTTAACGGGTAAAGCCCAATCTATTTTTTCAGGAGCATCTGCTTAGCAATGCCCCGGAGCAGGTCGATTTCTTCTTTATGGAGGCGTGTTCTGGCAAACAGCGCTTGTAAGCGGGGCATGAGTTTCTTGGGGTTAGTGGGATCAAGGTAGCCAATGGCCTCTAGACCCTCGCGCCAGTGCTCCAGCATGGCAGCAACAGCTGCAGGATCCGCATAATCCACCGGCTCAGTATCAGGGCTTGAGGGTGTAAGCCCCAACCCCTCTCCCAGGGATTCTCTGAGGGTGAAGGCGCAAACCATGATGGCTTGGGCCAGGTTTAGGGAGGAGTAGAGTGGGTTCGCATCAAGCCAGACGCGATGGGTGCACAGTGAGAGGTGGTGATTATCTAGCCCAGTGCGCTCTGGCCCAAAGAGGAGGGCAACTTGCTGATTACCTGCGATAGCTGCCTGTACTAATGGGCGAGCATCTTGCCAATTTAATGCTGGTGGTCCGAATTCACGATCACGACTGGTGAGTCCCAAGACAAGAGTGCAGCCTTGAACGGCTGAGTCCAAAGACGAGGTCTCTTGACTAGATTCCAAGACATCGACCGCACCACTGGCTAGAGCAATGGCCTCGGGCGTCTGGGCAACCCCCGCAATCTTCGGCGCAATCAGGCGCAGATCACTAAACCCCATGGTTTTTAGTGCACGGGCTGTCGATCCCACGTTTCCTGGGTGGCTGGTTTCAACTAAAACCCAGCGGAGTAACTGTGCTTGTGAGGCATTCATATCAACAGGAGTTCTCTAGTGGCTTGGGATTTCAATGTAGCAATCGTTTAGAATCAGAGTGTTAGCTCCTTATTGTCCCGCAGTTTGCAATCTGGTGAGCTTGTTCTTATTTAATTTGTCCATCAATACTATGCATCCCATGTTAAATGTGGCCGTTAAGGCTGCCCGTCGTGCCGGAACCGTGATTAATAGAGCCTCTCTAAATTTAGAGCGACTTCAGGTTGACCGCAAACAACATAATGATTTCGTAACTGAGGTGGACAGACAAGCTGAAGCGGCCATTATTGAAACGCTCAGCGAAGCCTATCCTTCACATGGATTCTTGGCGGAAGAAACTGGCGCCCAAAACATTGACGCTGAAAACGTTTGGATCATCGATCCGCTCGATGGCACAACCAACTTTATTCACGGCTTCCCGCAATATGCAGTTTCCATTGCACTATCTGTAAATGGGGTAACCCAACAAGCAGTAGTGTATGACCCAACACGTGATGAGTTATTCACTGCTACGCGTGGTGCAGGTGCTTATTTAGATCGTCGGCGTTTACGCGTTGCCTCGCAAGATCGTTTAGCCAATTCATTGTTAGGCACTGGTTTTCCTTATCGCGAAGACCAGGACTTAGAAAAGTATTTAAAAATCTTTGCAGATATGTCGCGCCAGTGTGCTGGTCTACGTCGTCCTGGTGCAGCATCTCTTGATTTAGCCTATGTTGCTGCTGGTCGTTACGATGGATTTTTTGAAAGTGATCTTAAGCCATGGGATATGGCCGCAGGCGCTTTATTGATTACTGAGTCAGGTGGACTTGTCGGTAACTACCGCGGTGAAGAAGGCTTCCTGCAAAGTGGTGAAGTAATGTGCGCAAACCCCCGTATCTTTGCTCAGATGGTGCAGTGCTTATCCAAATATTCCACCAGTTAATTCGGTGCCAGTATTAAGTTTTGATTAGGTCGGCGTAACGTACACCGTCTTGATTAATGAGTAGGGCGCTTGCGCGTGGCCGCCCACTCTCGGGATGATCTAAATCCCAGTCTGATAGAACCCAGCGTTGCCATTCTTGATCTTGTAGATGCTCTTGATGGTGTTTTGGCAGATGGGTATGACCATGTATCAATTGATTCCCAGCTTGATCCTTAAGAACTGCTGCGCAGGCAGTCAAGGTGACATCCGTTTTTGCTTGCGCCTCAGCTGAAGACTGCATTGATCGTTGATATTGCACGCCACTATTGCTGCGCAGATGATTAGCAATCGAGCGGCGCCAGCTTAGAGGTAATCTCAAGAATAGTTTTTGGATCCAGGGTTTACGAACCCAGCTACGGAAAATTTGGTAGCCAATATCTGCCGTGCAAAGCGAGTCGCCATGACAGAGAATATATTCAGAGCCTGCAATATTCATCTTGCTGGGATCAGGCAAGAGTGTCATGCCGGTTTTACTTAAAAAATGCTTGCCAACTAAGAAGTCGCGATTACCGTGAAGGTAATAGGTTTTTACTTTGGTGGACAGTGTTGCCAGCGCATTTTTTACCTCTTGTTGAAAAGGTGAAAGTAAAGCGGCGTCATCCCCAACCCAATACTCAAATAGGTCGCCCAAGATCAATACAGACTCTACCTTGGGAGCATCTTTTTCGCAAAAATCAAAGAAGCGTTGCGCCGTCAAGGGCATTGACGGCGTGAGATGTAAGTCAGAAATGAGCAGCGCGCTCGCGTATTGCGGAATCATTCCTCGAGAACACTTACCTTTTCAAGGAGGATATCTTCTGCAGGAACATCTTGATGAAAGCCGGCATTACCTGTCTTGACTTTACGAATGGCATCAACCACATCAAGACCATCAGTGACTTTGCCAAATACAGCGTAACCCCAACCTTGAGCATTAGGAGCGGTGTGGTTTAAGAAGTCATTGTCATTGACGTTAATAAAAAATTGCGCTGTTGCAGAGTGCGGATCGCTTGTACGAGCCATAGCCACTGTGCCACGATCGTTCTTGAGACCGTTGTTGGCTTCATTCTCAATTTGGGCGCCAGATTTTTTTTCTTTCAGGCCAGCAGTCATGCCGCCACCTTGAATCATAAAATTATCAATCACGCGATGGAAAATCGTGCCATCGTAGTGACCGCTTTTGACGTACTGCACAAAATTAGCAACAGTCTTTGGGGCTTTAGCAGCATCCAGTGTGAGCGTGATGTCGCCCTTATTCGTTTTGAGCAGAACTTTGGTCATGATGAATTCACTTTCTATGTGTTGGGGGGGTAAAAATACTAAAAAATTATTTTGGAGTAGGTGCCATGGGTGCAGTCACCTTTTTAGATGGCTTCAGTATCTCCACTAATGCTTTTGCGCGATTGGTATATTGACGCTGATTTAAGACCGCATCCTTTGCGGCATTGTCATAGGCCTGGGCAGCAAGGCGAATATAGACCTCGCCTAAATTAGCAGAGGCAACTGTATAGCTCGGGCGTAATTTCAAGGCGAGCTCTAAATAATCTCTTGCCTCAATCCAGTTTCCTTGATTTGCTGCTAGCGCAGCCAAGTTGTTGTACGGCTCAGGTAGCTCCGGAAATTTCTGGGTAATTTCAACTAAGGTCATTTTGGCCTCTGCCCACTGGCGCATTTCAATCTGCATACGCGCTTTGACGTAACGTAATTGAACATTACCGGGTGTTTTCTTGAGTTGCTTATTAATGCTATCGATAGCTTCAGGATATTTCTTGGCTTTGACCAACTTTTCAATGTCGGACGGAACCCCATTTTTAGTTACGGGATCAGGCTCAATAATTAAAAAGGATAAAAACGGAACAGCAACAGAATCTGACAGTTCAGCATTAAATTGATCATAGCTAGCGTCATTACCAGCTAGTCTTGGGGGGTCATTCGGGCCATAAGATCCTAGATAGGGCGCTTGAGCACCTTGAGCGCCAGCGGGGGAGCTATTAAGGGCCTTAATTTCAGCCTCTGCTAACTGTTGCCCAGGGGTGCTGCAGCCCACAAGGAGTAAAACGGCAAAAATGGCGCACAAGCTACCCAGTTGGGCTGGACGTAGTGAAAAATGGTTAGCTGACATAAGGTTTGGGGTGAAAAACGGGCTCATTCGATATACTCAGCGCTCAGTCTAACAAATTGGCGCTACTTGCCCACCTTTATAGCCCCCATGCTGCAAATCTATAACACCCTCAGTCGTTCCAAGCAGGCCTTTAAACCCATTGAGCCGGGCAAGGTGAAGATGTATGTCTGCGGAATGACGGTTTATGACTTTTGCCACATTGGCCACGCCCGGGTGATGATTGTCTTTGACATGGTGGTGCGCTGGCTACGTGCGTGTGGCTATGAGGTTGTTTACGTCCGCAATATTACCGACATTGATGACAAGATCATCAAACGTGCGATTGAGAATGGTGAGCATATTTCCGCTTTGACACAGCGTTTTATTGACGCGATGCATGCCGACTCAAATGAATTGGGCTTGATGCACCCCGATCATGAGCCTCGTGCAACCGATTACATCGGGCAAATGCAGGGCATCATTGGTCGCTTGATTGAAAAAGAATTAGCCTATCAAGGCGAGGATGGCGATGTCAATTTTGCCGTTCGTTTGTTTCCAGAATACGGTCGCCTTTCTGGCAAATCTCTAGATGAATTAAATGCCGGTGAGCGTGTCGCTGTTGGCGGTGGCAAACGAGATCCATTGGATTTTGTTCTATGGAAGAGCGCTAAACCAGAGGAGCCTGCGGATACGCGTTGGAAATCTCCTTGGGGAGAAGGTCGTCCTGGATGGCATATTGAATGCTCAGCCATGTCATGTGATTTGCTAGGCGAACATTTTGATATTCATGGTGGCGGTGCGGATTTGCAGTTTCCACACCATGAGAATGAGATTGCTCAGAGCGAAGGAGTTCTCTACGGCCAAGATCACCAGGCTAGCGATGCGCCTTTTGTAAATTACTGGATGCATAACGGGCATATTCGGGTAAACGAAGAGAAGATGTCCAAGTCATTGGGTAATTTTTTCCTCATTCGTGATGTCTTGAAGAGCTTTGATCCTGAGGTCTTGCGTTTCTTTATGTTGCGTGCCCACTATCGCAGCCCAATTAACTATAGTGATGCACAGCTTGAAGAGGCTCGTGCTGGACTGGTTCGTCTTTACACCGCTTTAGCCCAAGTGCCTTTAAGCGGTAAACCTGTAGACCCCCATTCACCATGGGCTCAGCGCTTTGCTGAGGCAATGAATGATGACTTCAATACACCTGAGGCAGTCGCAGCTCTATTCGATCTAGCCACCGAAGTAAACCGTGCGCAGGGCGAAGACAAAGTGCAGTTAGCTAATACGCTCAAGGAGTTGGCTAACACTCTCAATTTCTTGCAACGTGACCCGATCGTATTTTTGCAAGAAGGATCCCGAGGTGGCGATGCAAGCTTATCTGCTGCCGCTATTGAAGAGCAGATTGCAGCACGAGTAGCCGCAAAGCTAGCTAAGGATTTTGCTAAGGCTGATTTAATTCGCAAGACTTTATTGGATCAGGGCGTAGTATTAGAAGATAAGCCTGGTGGTATTACCGAATGGCGTAAAAGTTAATTGAAGAATATTTATTTTGAGTAAAGTTGCACAGCAAGTCATCATTGAAGAAATTGCTCCCGATTATTGGGAGCAAGCTTGTGCAGAGCTGATGAAGCACGATCGTATTTTAAAAAAACTGATTCCAAAATATGGCTCAGGTTTTTTGCGGACACGTGGTGATGCATTTACTACCCTAGCAAGATCGATCGTTGGCCAGCAAATTTCAGTTGCTGCAGCTCAGTCTGTCTGGACTAAGGTTTTGTTAGCATCTAAAAACAAAGTAAACCCTAAAAATATTCTGACCCTAAGTGTTGATGATTTGCGTGCAGCGGGATTATCAGGTCGCAAGGTGGAATACATCCGTGATTTGGCTGAACACTTTGATTCTGGTCGTTTGCATGCCAATCAGTGGAAGGGTATGGAAGATGAGGCCATCATCAAAGAATTGTGTGGGATTCGGGGAATTGGTCGCTGGACAGCGGAAATGTTCTTGATTTTCAACATGATTAGGCCAAATATCCTCCCCATGGACGATGCCGGACTGATTAAGGCCATTTCCCTCAACTACTTCAGCGGAGAGCCTGTGAGTAGGCATGAAGCGCGTGAAGTAGCTGCAAATTGGGCTCCTTGGCGTACGGTAGCTACTTGGTATATGTGGAGAAGTATCGACCCCAAGCCAGTTGAATATTAAAATCAGACTATGAAAACGACTTTCCTGGATTTTGAGCAGTCAATCGCTGAACTAGAGTCAAAGATTGAAGAGCTGCAATTTGTGCAAGATGAATCATCGGTAGATATTTCTGATGAGATCAAAACGCTGACTGAAAAAAGTCAGCAACTCACTAAAGACGTCTATGCCAATTTAAGCCCATGGCAAGTTTCTCAAGTGGCGCGTCATCCTCAGCGTCCTTACACCCTAGATTACGTTGGCGCCTTGTTCACCGATTTTCATGAACTTCATGGTGATCGTAATTTTGCAGACGACCAATCCATTATTACTGGCTTAGCCCGTTTTCAGAATCAGCCCTGCATGGTCATTGGCCATCAAAAAGGCCGTGATACAAAAGAGCGTGCCTTAAGAAACTTTGGCATGAGTCGCCCTGAGGGTTACCGAAAAGCAAAGCGTGTTATGCGCTTGGCGGAAAAATTTAAATTACCGGTGTTTACCTTTGTTGATACGCCGGGTGCATTTCCGGGGATTGATGCAGAAGAGCGTAACCAATCAGAAGCGATTGGCCACAACCTTTATGTTCAAGCAGAATTAGAAGTACCAATCATCGCGACGATTATTGGTGAGGGTGGCTCCGGTGGTGCACTAGCGATTGCGATGGGTGACGTGGTGTTGATGTTGCAAAACTCAACTTACTCAGTAATTTCACCCGAAGGCTGTGCATCTATTCTTTGGAAGACTGCAGATAAGGCCCCTGAAGCTGCTGAGCAATTAGGTTTGACTGCACAACGTTTAAAAGCGATTGGCTTGATTGATAAGATCGTCGCTGAGCCTATTGGCGGCGCACATCGCGATTACGACACGATGATGAATAATATGCGCAAAGCTTTGGCTGAGTCACTCAAGACTTTTGATGGAATGAAAGTGGATGCGCTACTAGAGCGTCGCCATGAACGCTTGATGAGCTATGGCAAGTTCAAGGAAATCGAAGCCAAGTCTTAAGGCGGCTTCACCAGCGGCCAAACGAATTGGGCTTGCCTTAAGCGGTGGGCTTGATTCCGTTGTCTTGCTTGATACCGTTTGTAAGGCAGTCAAAGCAAACTCCAATGACCCAACTGAGGTTTGGGTATTTCACATTCATCATGGCTTACAAAAGTCTGCTGATCAATGGCTAGAGTTTTGTGAAAAGTTAGCTAAAAAATACCAAGTGCATTTTGATTTCCGTCTACTGCACTTTGCTGATTCATCTCAGGGCAATATTGAAGCCCGAGCAAGAGCGGAACGCTACGATGCCTTGACTGATTTATGTATCGAACATGGCATTGAAGATTTGCTGCTTGCGCACCATCAAAACGACCAAGCTGAAACTGTGCTCTTGCAACTCCTACGTGGCTCTGGCGTAGCCGGTCTGTCTGGTATGCCTCTCCATCGTGCCAACGCAAACCAGGGCGGCCCTATTACTCTCTGGCGCCCATTGCTCAATCAAAGCAGGGCAGAGTTAGAGGCCTATGCCAAAGAACACAAGCTTAAATGGGTGGAGGATCCCAGCAATCAAAATACACGCTATCGACGCAATGCTATTCGTAAAGACATCATTCCGAGGTTGGAAAAAATTCAGCCTGGTGCCATTTCCAACTTAGCTCGCAGTGCTACTGTATTGGCTCAATCCCAAGTATTGCTCGATCGCCTAGCGAAGCAAGATGGAAAAAATATCTTTGAAGGTAATAAGGTAAAGCTAGCCCCTCTCTTAGCCCTTGCTAAGATAGATCAACCTGCTGCGAATAATGTCATGCGTTATTGGTTGAGGTTAAATGATCTGGCAATGCCATCCCAGGAGCGTCTTGAGTCTTGGTGGAAAGACCTGAAGGCTGTAAAACCAGACTCGAACTTGGAGTGGCAGCATGATGAGGCGAATATTTATTTGTGGCGCAATGTCTTACAGATTACTCATTGCAAGGCAGGGCGCTGGGTTTTTCAAAGCGTGCCTGCAAGAAGTAAGTTGCTTGGCTTGCCTGCTGATTGGGTCAATGCAGCCCAAGAGCAAGGGCTGATTGAGGAAAGACTACGCCAGGGTGCAGAAAAGCTACAAATTAAGCCGAATACCCCGCGCAAAACCCTCAAGAATCTCTTTCAAGAATCAGATACGCCACCTTGGGAGCGACAGGCTCCGCTGCTATATATAAACGATCAACTCGTAGGCGTTGCTGGGGTGGGGACGAGTTACCCGCATTTAATCTCATCAGGAAAAAGAGTTCTGCCTTCCTGGGAGTTGCTGTAACTCAGTAAAGCCCACCAGATTCTTTTTGGTGGCGAATGGCATTGACCAGAATCATATTGCTTGATTCTTCAAAACTATATAGGGCGACATAGCCACTCTTTCCGCGTGAGATTACTAACTCTCTCAGGTGGGCATCGCATAGGCGTCCTACGAGAGGATGTCTCGCTAGGATTTGAATCGCTTCTTCAATGAGTTCGATAGTGTGAAACGCAGCATTTTTGTCATTTTCAATTAGGAAGTCAGTAAGTCTCTCTAAATCATCAACTGCTTGCGGTGCAAAAACAATTCTTAGCAATTGCTAACCTTCAGTGTGGATTTTTTTCCAGTGATGCGGGCTTTCATGGCCTCGAAAACTTTATCTGATTCGTAGACCTT from Polynucleobacter sp. AP-Elch-400A-B2 includes:
- the cysE gene encoding serine O-acetyltransferase, whose amino-acid sequence is MLNSLFDQVDSIIVRDPAARNRLEVITCYPGLHAVWIHRASHGLWNMGLKWIARLLSMLARFITGIEIHPGAKIGRRVFLDHGLGIVIGETTEIGDDCTIYQGVTLGGTSLYKGVKRHPTLGKGVVISAGAKVLGGFTVGDGARVGSNAVVLKEIPAGATAVGIPARILHPDLPQASTPDSKAKEYFSAYGVTPNVDDPVSMALKGLIDATLEQEAKIAALEKALAKLSNTPSSHTNESSDTKRDLDVLKEWLKE
- the tilS gene encoding tRNA lysidine(34) synthetase TilS; its protein translation is MASSRKSKPSLKAASPAAKRIGLALSGGLDSVVLLDTVCKAVKANSNDPTEVWVFHIHHGLQKSADQWLEFCEKLAKKYQVHFDFRLLHFADSSQGNIEARARAERYDALTDLCIEHGIEDLLLAHHQNDQAETVLLQLLRGSGVAGLSGMPLHRANANQGGPITLWRPLLNQSRAELEAYAKEHKLKWVEDPSNQNTRYRRNAIRKDIIPRLEKIQPGAISNLARSATVLAQSQVLLDRLAKQDGKNIFEGNKVKLAPLLALAKIDQPAANNVMRYWLRLNDLAMPSQERLESWWKDLKAVKPDSNLEWQHDEANIYLWRNVLQITHCKAGRWVFQSVPARSKLLGLPADWVNAAQEQGLIEERLRQGAEKLQIKPNTPRKTLKNLFQESDTPPWERQAPLLYINDQLVGVAGVGTSYPHLISSGKRVLPSWELL
- a CDS encoding RNA methyltransferase, yielding MNASQAQLLRWVLVETSHPGNVGSTARALKTMGFSDLRLIAPKIAGVAQTPEAIALASGAVDVLESSQETSSLDSAVQGCTLVLGLTSRDREFGPPALNWQDARPLVQAAIAGNQQVALLFGPERTGLDNHHLSLCTHRVWLDANPLYSSLNLAQAIMVCAFTLRESLGEGLGLTPSSPDTEPVDYADPAAVAAMLEHWREGLEAIGYLDPTNPKKLMPRLQALFARTRLHKEEIDLLRGIAKQMLLKK
- a CDS encoding inositol monophosphatase family protein, with translation MHPMLNVAVKAARRAGTVINRASLNLERLQVDRKQHNDFVTEVDRQAEAAIIETLSEAYPSHGFLAEETGAQNIDAENVWIIDPLDGTTNFIHGFPQYAVSIALSVNGVTQQAVVYDPTRDELFTATRGAGAYLDRRRLRVASQDRLANSLLGTGFPYREDQDLEKYLKIFADMSRQCAGLRRPGAASLDLAYVAAGRYDGFFESDLKPWDMAAGALLITESGGLVGNYRGEEGFLQSGEVMCANPRIFAQMVQCLSKYSTS
- a CDS encoding DNA-3-methyladenine glycosylase gives rise to the protein MSKVAQQVIIEEIAPDYWEQACAELMKHDRILKKLIPKYGSGFLRTRGDAFTTLARSIVGQQISVAAAQSVWTKVLLASKNKVNPKNILTLSVDDLRAAGLSGRKVEYIRDLAEHFDSGRLHANQWKGMEDEAIIKELCGIRGIGRWTAEMFLIFNMIRPNILPMDDAGLIKAISLNYFSGEPVSRHEAREVAANWAPWRTVATWYMWRSIDPKPVEY
- a CDS encoding type II toxin-antitoxin system RelE/ParE family toxin; this encodes MLRIVFAPQAVDDLERLTDFLIENDKNAAFHTIELIEEAIQILARHPLVGRLCDAHLRELVISRGKSGYVALYSFEESSNMILVNAIRHQKESGGLY
- a CDS encoding tetratricopeptide repeat protein — translated: MSANHFSLRPAQLGSLCAIFAVLLLVGCSTPGQQLAEAEIKALNSSPAGAQGAQAPYLGSYGPNDPPRLAGNDASYDQFNAELSDSVAVPFLSFLIIEPDPVTKNGVPSDIEKLVKAKKYPEAIDSINKQLKKTPGNVQLRYVKARMQIEMRQWAEAKMTLVEITQKFPELPEPYNNLAALAANQGNWIEARDYLELALKLRPSYTVASANLGEVYIRLAAQAYDNAAKDAVLNQRQYTNRAKALVEILKPSKKVTAPMAPTPK
- the cysS gene encoding cysteine--tRNA ligase, with the protein product MLQIYNTLSRSKQAFKPIEPGKVKMYVCGMTVYDFCHIGHARVMIVFDMVVRWLRACGYEVVYVRNITDIDDKIIKRAIENGEHISALTQRFIDAMHADSNELGLMHPDHEPRATDYIGQMQGIIGRLIEKELAYQGEDGDVNFAVRLFPEYGRLSGKSLDELNAGERVAVGGGKRDPLDFVLWKSAKPEEPADTRWKSPWGEGRPGWHIECSAMSCDLLGEHFDIHGGGADLQFPHHENEIAQSEGVLYGQDHQASDAPFVNYWMHNGHIRVNEEKMSKSLGNFFLIRDVLKSFDPEVLRFFMLRAHYRSPINYSDAQLEEARAGLVRLYTALAQVPLSGKPVDPHSPWAQRFAEAMNDDFNTPEAVAALFDLATEVNRAQGEDKVQLANTLKELANTLNFLQRDPIVFLQEGSRGGDASLSAAAIEEQIAARVAAKLAKDFAKADLIRKTLLDQGVVLEDKPGGITEWRKS
- a CDS encoding peptidylprolyl isomerase — its product is MKIEKNTVVSLRYKLTDAQNNIIEEPDSPMVYLHGGYEGTFPKIETLLDGQDVGYEASIQLEPSEAFGEYDPELLKIEPRARFPEPLEVGMQFEGVPDEEGEDSDDEDEDPLIYTVTDVADSQVVLDGNHPLAGMALRFWVQVEDIRTATDEEIENQQPEGGEAFTFGMPDDSDDGEDDSVVPISHPGSSSPTLH
- a CDS encoding UDP-2,3-diacylglucosamine diphosphatase, which encodes MIPQYASALLISDLHLTPSMPLTAQRFFDFCEKDAPKVESVLILGDLFEYWVGDDAALLSPFQQEVKNALATLSTKVKTYYLHGNRDFLVGKHFLSKTGMTLLPDPSKMNIAGSEYILCHGDSLCTADIGYQIFRSWVRKPWIQKLFLRLPLSWRRSIANHLRSNSGVQYQRSMQSSAEAQAKTDVTLTACAAVLKDQAGNQLIHGHTHLPKHHQEHLQDQEWQRWVLSDWDLDHPESGRPRASALLINQDGVRYADLIKT
- a CDS encoding acetyl-CoA carboxylase carboxyltransferase subunit alpha — translated: MKTTFLDFEQSIAELESKIEELQFVQDESSVDISDEIKTLTEKSQQLTKDVYANLSPWQVSQVARHPQRPYTLDYVGALFTDFHELHGDRNFADDQSIITGLARFQNQPCMVIGHQKGRDTKERALRNFGMSRPEGYRKAKRVMRLAEKFKLPVFTFVDTPGAFPGIDAEERNQSEAIGHNLYVQAELEVPIIATIIGEGGSGGALAIAMGDVVLMLQNSTYSVISPEGCASILWKTADKAPEAAEQLGLTAQRLKAIGLIDKIVAEPIGGAHRDYDTMMNNMRKALAESLKTFDGMKVDALLERRHERLMSYGKFKEIEAKS
- a CDS encoding peptidylprolyl isomerase, which encodes MTKVLLKTNKGDITLTLDAAKAPKTVANFVQYVKSGHYDGTIFHRVIDNFMIQGGGMTAGLKEKKSGAQIENEANNGLKNDRGTVAMARTSDPHSATAQFFINVNDNDFLNHTAPNAQGWGYAVFGKVTDGLDVVDAIRKVKTGNAGFHQDVPAEDILLEKVSVLEE